One genomic region from Mesorhizobium terrae encodes:
- a CDS encoding RidA family protein, which yields MSRKQVFGSSHVPLSPAVRAGDFVFVSGQVPVRADGTVVDGGIEPQTRQVLENVKAALALAGATMDDVVKTTVWIEDARDFGGMNKVYGSVFAKEPPARTTVESRLMIDIKVEIEAVAYAPVK from the coding sequence ATGTCACGCAAGCAGGTTTTCGGGTCCTCGCATGTGCCGCTTTCGCCGGCGGTCAGGGCCGGCGACTTCGTTTTCGTCTCGGGTCAGGTGCCGGTGCGCGCCGATGGCACGGTGGTCGATGGCGGTATCGAGCCGCAGACCCGGCAGGTGCTGGAAAACGTCAAGGCGGCGCTGGCGCTGGCCGGCGCCACCATGGACGATGTGGTGAAAACCACCGTTTGGATCGAGGACGCCCGCGACTTCGGCGGCATGAACAAGGTTTATGGCTCCGTCTTCGCCAAGGAGCCACCGGCCCGCACCACGGTGGAATCGCGGTTGATGATCGACATCAAGGTCGAGATCGAGGCCGTTGCCTACGCGCCGGTGAAATAA
- a CDS encoding carbohydrate ABC transporter permease codes for MKKSKLVRSIIAWLLLAPLIVVTLFPFAVMFLTAVKPRTEVLSPTWWPSEFRWSNFADMWVATGFGRALINSLYVSILATVGAILISIPAAYAMSRFRFAGYGLMRQFLLVSQMISSIVLVLGLFRLIAAWGLIESTTAVGVVYMAFNVAFTVWMLQSYFDTIPRDLEEAAWMEGASRWLTLRKVFLPLCLPAIAVTAIFTFINAWNEFIVALTILRSQENYTLPIQVFALVAGRYTIEWHHVMAAALLATLPVAVMFAWLQRYLVRGLAIGAVK; via the coding sequence ATGAAAAAGAGCAAACTCGTCCGTTCCATAATCGCCTGGCTTTTGCTGGCGCCGTTGATCGTCGTCACGCTGTTTCCCTTCGCGGTGATGTTCCTGACGGCGGTGAAGCCGCGCACCGAGGTTTTGTCTCCGACCTGGTGGCCGAGCGAATTCCGCTGGTCGAACTTCGCCGACATGTGGGTGGCGACCGGTTTCGGCCGGGCGCTCATCAATTCGCTCTACGTTTCGATCCTGGCCACCGTCGGCGCCATCCTGATTTCCATTCCCGCTGCCTATGCCATGTCGCGCTTCCGTTTCGCCGGCTACGGGCTGATGCGGCAGTTCCTGCTGGTCTCGCAGATGATCTCGTCCATCGTGCTGGTGCTCGGCCTGTTCCGGCTGATCGCCGCCTGGGGGCTGATCGAGAGCACGACGGCCGTTGGCGTCGTCTACATGGCCTTCAACGTCGCCTTCACCGTGTGGATGTTGCAGAGCTATTTCGACACCATCCCGCGCGATCTAGAGGAAGCGGCCTGGATGGAAGGGGCCAGCCGCTGGCTCACCCTGCGCAAGGTGTTCCTGCCGCTTTGCCTGCCGGCCATCGCCGTCACCGCCATCTTTACCTTCATCAACGCCTGGAATGAGTTCATCGTGGCATTGACGATCCTGCGCAGTCAGGAGAACTACACGCTGCCCATTCAGGTGTTCGCGCTGGTTGCCGGCCGCTACACCATCGAATGGCATCATGTGATGGCCGCGGCCTTGCTTGCCACGCTGCCGGTGGCGGTGATGTTTGCCTGGCTGCAGCGCTATCTCGTTCGCGGCCTCGCCATCGGCGCGGTCAAATAA
- a CDS encoding carbohydrate ABC transporter permease produces the protein MHNRALPYLLTLPSLFLAAVVIFWPVYDLIQISTHDVSRFGQLRDFIGFANFAALAGDPDFMAALWRTGLWTLSVVAGALILSVPVAMILNSDFYGRGLARIIIMLPWAVSLTMTAVVWRWALNGESGMLNSALIGLGIIDQNIQWLASAGTAFPMQVLIGILVTVPFTVTIFLGGLSSIPDDLYEAAALEGASPWQQFRTITLPLLKPFINIAIVLNMIYVFNSFPIIWVMTQGGPANSTDILVTYLYKLAFRVGKLGEASAVSLVMFAILLIFTMIYVRLAMRERQA, from the coding sequence ATGCACAATCGCGCGCTGCCCTATCTGCTCACCTTGCCCAGCCTGTTTCTGGCTGCGGTGGTCATCTTCTGGCCGGTCTACGACCTGATCCAGATATCGACCCACGATGTCAGTCGTTTTGGCCAGCTGCGTGACTTCATCGGCTTTGCCAATTTCGCAGCCCTTGCGGGCGATCCCGACTTCATGGCCGCACTGTGGCGCACCGGCCTGTGGACGCTTTCGGTCGTCGCCGGCGCGCTGATCCTGTCGGTCCCCGTAGCGATGATCCTGAATTCCGACTTCTACGGCCGCGGTCTCGCCCGCATCATCATCATGCTGCCCTGGGCGGTCTCGCTGACCATGACCGCCGTGGTCTGGCGCTGGGCGCTGAACGGCGAAAGCGGCATGTTGAATTCGGCCCTGATCGGGCTCGGCATCATCGACCAGAACATCCAGTGGCTGGCCAGCGCCGGCACCGCCTTCCCGATGCAGGTGCTGATCGGTATCCTGGTGACGGTGCCGTTCACGGTCACCATCTTCCTCGGCGGTCTGTCCTCGATCCCCGACGATCTCTATGAGGCGGCCGCGCTCGAAGGGGCGTCCCCCTGGCAGCAATTCCGCACCATCACGCTGCCGCTGCTGAAGCCGTTCATCAACATCGCCATCGTGCTGAACATGATCTACGTCTTCAATTCCTTCCCGATCATCTGGGTGATGACGCAGGGCGGGCCCGCCAATTCCACCGACATCCTGGTCACCTATCTCTACAAGCTGGCCTTCCGCGTCGGCAAACTCGGCGAGGCCTCCGCCGTCTCGCTGGTGATGTTCGCCATATTGCTCATCTTCACCATGATCTATGTGCGGCTGGCCATGCGGGAGCGGCAGGCATGA
- a CDS encoding ABC transporter substrate-binding protein, giving the protein MKLARWTAGLLAGLSMLAVAAQAEAGEVRVTVAEYSSKTGPYFEEVKKEFEAANPGTTLKFEIVPWDVLLQKLTTDIAAGTNADLSIIGTRWLIDFVQQGVAEPLDSYVTPDFKGRFIETFLSPSIMEGKTYGLPIAASARALYYNKDLFDKAGIKNPPATWTELQEDARKIKANGAFGYGIQGKEIETDVYYYYAMWSFGTEILNKDGTSGLSTPGALEAAKLYKSMIDEGLTQPGVTSMNREDVMALFKQGKVGMMVTAPFMMNQLKDEAPNLKYGVAAIPAGPTGARGTYGVTDSIIMFKNSKNKDEAWKLLDFLFTTKQRAKFTQNEGFLPVNKEEAKMPYYVDNAGLAAFTALLPEARFAPVIPGWEEIAQITSDAVQKIYLGQGEPEATLKDAAAKANGVLKK; this is encoded by the coding sequence ATGAAACTGGCACGATGGACTGCCGGCCTCCTGGCCGGGTTGAGCATGCTGGCGGTGGCCGCACAGGCGGAAGCGGGCGAAGTGCGGGTGACCGTCGCCGAATACAGCTCCAAGACCGGCCCTTATTTCGAAGAGGTCAAGAAGGAATTCGAGGCGGCCAATCCCGGCACGACACTGAAGTTCGAAATAGTTCCGTGGGACGTGTTGCTGCAGAAGCTGACCACCGACATTGCCGCCGGCACCAATGCGGATCTCTCGATCATCGGCACGCGCTGGCTGATCGACTTCGTCCAGCAGGGCGTCGCCGAACCGCTCGACAGCTATGTGACGCCGGATTTCAAGGGCCGCTTCATCGAGACCTTCCTGTCGCCCTCGATCATGGAAGGCAAGACCTACGGTCTGCCGATCGCCGCTTCGGCGCGCGCGCTCTATTACAACAAGGACCTGTTCGACAAAGCCGGCATCAAGAACCCGCCAGCGACCTGGACCGAGCTTCAGGAGGACGCCCGCAAGATCAAGGCCAACGGCGCCTTCGGTTACGGCATCCAGGGCAAAGAGATCGAGACCGACGTCTATTATTATTACGCGATGTGGTCGTTCGGCACCGAAATCCTCAACAAGGATGGCACTTCCGGCCTGAGCACGCCCGGAGCGCTTGAGGCGGCCAAACTCTACAAGTCGATGATCGACGAAGGACTGACCCAGCCCGGTGTCACCTCGATGAACCGCGAGGACGTCATGGCCCTGTTCAAGCAGGGCAAGGTCGGCATGATGGTCACCGCGCCCTTCATGATGAACCAGCTCAAGGACGAGGCGCCGAACCTGAAATACGGCGTTGCCGCCATCCCGGCCGGTCCGACAGGCGCGCGCGGCACCTACGGCGTCACCGACTCCATCATCATGTTCAAGAATTCCAAGAACAAGGATGAGGCCTGGAAACTGCTCGACTTCCTGTTCACCACAAAGCAGCGCGCCAAGTTCACTCAGAACGAAGGCTTCCTGCCGGTGAACAAGGAAGAGGCCAAGATGCCGTATTATGTCGACAATGCCGGTCTTGCCGCCTTTACAGCACTGCTGCCCGAAGCCCGCTTCGCTCCGGTCATCCCGGGTTGGGAGGAGATCGCGCAGATCACCAGCGACGCTGTGCAGAAGATCTATCTCGGCCAGGGTGAGCCGGAGGCGACGCTGAAGGACGCCGCCGCCAAGGCAAACGGCGTGCTGAAGAAGTAG
- a CDS encoding SDR family oxidoreductase: MSDKEFQGKTVVITGAGGGLGSALVALLAERGARVVGCDQSMEALSNPAIASRHVFDLTDRAALETAAANLVERDGVPDILVNNAGWTRAETLVALNAASIERELDLNLTGVMTFADPLTKAMAKRGGGSVVFVSSVNAIAHFGNPAYAAAKAGINAYAKALAVELGRSGVRANVVCPGSIRTAAWDHRLEKNPDILGKLKRLYPLGRIVNAKEVAEAVAFLASERASGITGVVMPVDAGLTAGYLPFIDDILGG, from the coding sequence ATGTCCGACAAAGAGTTCCAGGGCAAGACCGTGGTGATCACCGGCGCGGGCGGCGGCCTGGGCTCGGCGCTGGTCGCGTTGCTTGCTGAGCGCGGCGCACGTGTGGTCGGCTGCGACCAGTCCATGGAGGCGCTGAGCAATCCGGCGATCGCCTCGCGCCATGTCTTCGACCTGACGGATCGCGCCGCGCTGGAGACGGCCGCGGCTAACCTTGTCGAACGCGATGGCGTGCCCGACATCCTCGTCAACAACGCCGGCTGGACCCGCGCCGAGACGCTTGTCGCGCTCAACGCGGCAAGCATCGAGCGCGAACTCGACCTCAACCTGACCGGCGTGATGACCTTCGCCGACCCGCTGACCAAGGCAATGGCGAAACGCGGCGGCGGCAGCGTCGTCTTCGTGTCCTCGGTCAACGCCATCGCGCATTTCGGCAATCCGGCATATGCCGCCGCCAAGGCCGGCATCAACGCCTATGCCAAGGCACTTGCCGTCGAGCTTGGTCGCAGCGGCGTGCGCGCCAATGTCGTGTGCCCCGGCTCGATCCGCACCGCCGCCTGGGATCACCGGCTGGAGAAAAACCCCGACATTCTCGGCAAACTGAAGCGGCTCTATCCGCTCGGGCGCATCGTCAATGCGAAGGAAGTGGCGGAAGCCGTCGCCTTCCTCGCTTCAGAGCGCGCCTCGGGCATCACCGGCGTCGTCATGCCTGTCGATGCCGGTTTGACGGCGGGCTATCTGCCATTCATCGACGACATTCTGGGAGGTTAG
- a CDS encoding ABC transporter ATP-binding protein, producing the protein MTDVSFRNLSKSFGHHKILEDINLEIASGEFVVLVGPSGCGKSTLLRMLAGLETINAGDLLVGGVRSNNLPPQKRNIAMVFQSYALFPHLKAAENIGFGPKIRGESGPVVEEKVKKASGILNLFSYLDRYPRQLSGGQRQRVAMGRAIVREPSVFLFDEPLSNLDAQLRVQMRTEIKALHQRLKSTIVYVTHDQIEAMTMADRIVVMDKGRIQQVGRPLDLYDKPANKFVASFIGSPSMSFVSGALKAASDGGWFEPAGGGRLKLAGSAAAGGTIEAGIRPEHFIAGGDGAITIRVDVVEPTGSETHVYGAIGSDPVRAVFRDRIAVKPGDQLPVSVAPRNIHLFDTATGLPL; encoded by the coding sequence ATGACCGACGTCTCGTTCCGCAACCTGTCAAAGTCCTTCGGGCATCACAAAATTCTGGAGGACATCAATCTCGAGATCGCCAGTGGCGAGTTCGTCGTGCTGGTCGGCCCATCGGGCTGCGGCAAGTCAACGCTTTTGCGCATGCTGGCCGGACTGGAGACGATCAATGCCGGCGACCTGCTGGTCGGCGGCGTGCGGTCCAACAACCTGCCGCCGCAGAAGCGCAACATCGCCATGGTGTTCCAGTCCTATGCGCTGTTCCCGCATCTGAAAGCGGCGGAGAACATCGGCTTCGGCCCCAAGATCCGCGGCGAGAGCGGGCCGGTGGTCGAGGAGAAGGTCAAGAAAGCGTCCGGCATCCTCAACCTGTTCTCCTATCTCGACCGCTATCCACGCCAGCTTTCAGGTGGCCAGCGCCAGCGTGTCGCCATGGGTCGCGCCATCGTGCGCGAACCTTCAGTCTTCCTGTTCGACGAGCCGCTCTCCAATCTCGACGCGCAACTGCGCGTGCAGATGCGCACCGAGATCAAGGCGCTGCACCAGCGGCTCAAATCCACCATCGTCTATGTCACGCACGACCAGATCGAGGCGATGACCATGGCCGACCGCATCGTGGTAATGGACAAGGGCCGTATCCAACAGGTAGGCAGGCCGCTCGACCTCTATGACAAGCCGGCAAACAAGTTCGTCGCCTCCTTCATCGGCTCGCCATCGATGAGCTTCGTTTCCGGGGCGCTGAAAGCGGCATCGGACGGCGGTTGGTTCGAGCCTGCGGGCGGCGGCCGGCTGAAGCTTGCCGGCAGCGCAGCCGCTGGCGGCACCATAGAGGCCGGCATTCGGCCCGAGCATTTTATCGCCGGCGGCGATGGCGCCATCACCATTCGTGTCGACGTCGTCGAACCGACCGGCTCCGAGACCCATGTCTATGGCGCCATCGGCAGCGACCCGGTGCGCGCGGTGTTCCGCGACCGCATCGCAGTGAAGCCCGGCGACCAGCTTCCGGTCAGCGTCGCCCCCCGAAACATCCATCTTTTCGACACGGCAACGGGCCTGCCGCTGTGA
- a CDS encoding MurR/RpiR family transcriptional regulator: MKSPADIITRLQMMAQDGTKSDRRLASMVLSEPDFVSKAAISEIAARAAISEPTVTRFCRSLGCEGLRDFKFYLAQAIAIGGQYLSAEPPGSDVREQRIAAAITESAIAAIQRATGSLAMPKLIEIAERIAVSGNILCVGSGGISSMMATEMQNRLFRLGLSALAQVDGQLQRMYASVATPETTVVAFSVSGYARSTVEAVQVARQYGAVTVAVTPPESALAKAAETVIPFQAVEDGNIYKPTSSRYALLAILDIIATATAEARGSKALENLRRIKQSVNTLKVADPRLPLGD; this comes from the coding sequence GTGAAAAGCCCGGCGGACATCATCACCCGCCTGCAAATGATGGCGCAGGACGGCACCAAGTCGGATCGCCGGCTGGCCAGCATGGTGCTGTCCGAACCCGATTTCGTCTCCAAGGCGGCAATCTCCGAGATCGCCGCGCGGGCCGCCATCAGCGAACCGACGGTGACGCGCTTCTGCCGCAGCCTCGGCTGCGAAGGCCTGCGCGATTTCAAGTTCTACCTTGCCCAGGCCATCGCCATCGGCGGCCAGTATCTGTCGGCCGAGCCGCCCGGCAGCGACGTGCGCGAGCAGCGCATCGCGGCCGCCATCACCGAATCCGCCATCGCCGCCATCCAGCGCGCCACCGGCAGCCTCGCCATGCCGAAGCTGATCGAGATCGCCGAGCGCATAGCCGTTTCCGGCAATATTCTGTGCGTCGGCTCCGGCGGTATCTCCTCGATGATGGCGACGGAAATGCAGAACAGGCTGTTCCGGCTCGGCCTGTCGGCGCTCGCCCAGGTCGACGGACAGTTGCAGCGCATGTATGCGTCTGTGGCGACGCCCGAAACCACGGTGGTCGCCTTCTCGGTGTCGGGCTATGCGCGCTCGACGGTCGAGGCCGTGCAGGTGGCCCGCCAGTACGGCGCCGTCACCGTGGCCGTCACGCCGCCGGAGTCCGCGCTCGCCAAGGCGGCCGAAACGGTGATCCCGTTCCAGGCGGTCGAGGACGGCAACATCTACAAGCCGACCTCGTCGCGCTACGCGCTGCTGGCCATCCTCGACATCATCGCCACGGCAACCGCCGAAGCGCGGGGATCGAAGGCATTGGAAAATCTGCGCCGGATCAAGCAAAGCGTGAACACGCTGAAGGTGGCCGATCCGCGCCTGCCGCTCGGAGATTGA
- a CDS encoding GH1 family beta-glucosidase, with the protein MALPSTLSGQSRVIAETPAALGATFPRDFLFGVATAAYQVEGALAEDGRGESVWDRFLREPGRVVDGSDGSVSANHYHRWREDLGIMTELGLSAYRFSVCWSRVQPTGSGAVNEAGLGFYDRLVDGLLERGIEPIATLFHSDMPAALMENGGWCARETSTRFADFAEHVARRLGDRVRSWFTIAEPYTLMRHSYVLGEHAPGFRLSTGAALPVMHHLLLGHGLATRAIRAHSNARIGLTNHSSPCRPASNAPEDRAATVLFDALRNNLVTDAVLLGRYPKELEALPDANWSAVREGDLDIIKAPIDWLGLTYFHPLTVTALKPAATPALEPFEVEVTGGAAETTMGWPIVPSGLGEVLTALRDRYGDKLPPVVITENGCSMPDQLSEDGRVDDPGRIRFLSGHLQVLTEAMRSGIRVDGYFVWSFLDHFEWELGYTKRWGIVYVDFATQQRTLKSSARWYRELIESWRSATGQV; encoded by the coding sequence GTGGCACTTCCCTCCACCCTTTCCGGCCAGTCTCGCGTGATTGCTGAAACACCAGCAGCACTCGGTGCCACATTCCCGCGCGACTTTCTGTTTGGTGTCGCGACCGCCGCCTATCAGGTCGAAGGCGCGCTCGCCGAGGATGGGCGTGGTGAATCGGTCTGGGATCGATTCCTGCGAGAGCCCGGCCGCGTCGTCGACGGCAGCGACGGTTCCGTCTCGGCCAACCACTATCATCGCTGGCGCGAGGATCTCGGCATCATGACCGAACTGGGCCTCAGCGCCTATCGCTTCTCCGTCTGCTGGTCCCGGGTCCAGCCGACCGGCAGCGGCGCGGTCAATGAAGCGGGCCTCGGTTTTTACGATCGGCTCGTCGACGGTCTTCTGGAACGGGGCATCGAACCCATCGCCACGCTTTTCCATTCCGACATGCCCGCCGCGCTGATGGAGAACGGAGGCTGGTGTGCGCGTGAAACCAGCACACGCTTCGCCGACTTCGCAGAACATGTGGCACGGAGGCTCGGCGACCGGGTCCGCAGCTGGTTCACCATTGCCGAGCCTTATACGCTGATGCGCCACAGCTATGTGCTTGGCGAGCATGCGCCGGGCTTTCGACTGTCGACCGGCGCGGCGCTGCCGGTGATGCATCACCTGCTTCTCGGCCATGGCCTGGCGACAAGGGCGATCCGCGCGCATTCGAATGCCAGAATCGGCCTGACCAATCATTCCTCACCCTGCCGGCCCGCCTCGAATGCTCCCGAAGACAGAGCCGCGACCGTCCTGTTCGATGCGCTGCGCAACAACCTCGTCACCGATGCCGTTCTGCTCGGCCGCTATCCGAAGGAACTGGAGGCCCTGCCCGACGCCAACTGGTCCGCGGTGCGGGAAGGCGATTTGGACATCATCAAGGCGCCGATCGACTGGCTCGGTCTGACCTATTTCCACCCGCTCACGGTCACCGCGCTGAAACCCGCTGCCACGCCCGCCCTTGAGCCTTTCGAGGTTGAGGTGACGGGCGGCGCCGCGGAAACAACGATGGGATGGCCGATCGTGCCCAGTGGCCTCGGCGAGGTCCTGACCGCCCTCCGCGACCGTTACGGCGATAAGCTGCCGCCTGTCGTCATCACCGAAAATGGCTGTTCGATGCCAGACCAGCTCTCCGAAGACGGCCGTGTCGACGATCCGGGGCGAATTCGCTTCCTGTCGGGCCACCTGCAGGTGCTGACTGAAGCGATGCGGTCCGGCATTCGTGTCGATGGCTACTTCGTCTGGTCGTTCCTGGACCATTTCGAATGGGAACTTGGCTACACCAAGCGGTGGGGCATCGTGTATGTCGATTTCGCCACCCAGCAGCGAACGCTGAAATCGAGTGCCCGCTGGTACCGGGAGCTGATCGAGAGCTGGCGCTCCGCCACCGGCCAGGTTTGA
- a CDS encoding D-TA family PLP-dependent enzyme yields the protein MSPRPKTIAEIDTPAVLIDLDRAERNIARAQAAADAAGVKLRPHIKTHKLPYFAKKQVEAGAAGITCQKIGEAEVMADAGLTDIFLPYNIIGKAKLERLLALHRRVTLSVTADSATTVAGLAEMFTDASRPLKVLIECDTGAARCGVQTAEQALTLAKQIASAPGLTFGGLMTYPAAGAPEAAETWLADARDLLAKEGFACETVTSGGTPDMWRRQDAAIVTEYRPGTYIYMDRYQVEKGAASADDCALTVLATVVSAPTPTRAILDSGSKALSSDLLGLPDHGELVGIPGARVTALSEEHGKVELSGGARLAVGDRVRVLPDHACVVTNLFDEVYLISGDRVVDILPVAARGKLS from the coding sequence ATGAGCCCACGCCCGAAAACCATCGCCGAAATCGACACGCCTGCCGTGCTGATCGATCTCGACCGCGCCGAGCGCAACATCGCCCGCGCCCAGGCTGCTGCCGATGCGGCGGGCGTGAAGCTCAGGCCGCATATCAAGACGCACAAATTGCCCTATTTCGCGAAAAAGCAGGTCGAAGCCGGCGCCGCCGGCATCACCTGCCAGAAGATCGGCGAGGCCGAGGTGATGGCGGATGCCGGGCTGACCGACATCTTCCTGCCCTACAACATCATCGGCAAGGCGAAGCTGGAGCGGCTGCTGGCCCTGCATCGGCGCGTGACGCTTTCGGTGACCGCCGACAGCGCGACCACCGTCGCCGGGCTCGCTGAAATGTTCACGGACGCTAGCCGCCCGCTGAAAGTGCTGATCGAATGCGACACGGGTGCCGCCCGCTGCGGCGTGCAGACGGCTGAGCAAGCGCTGACGCTGGCAAAGCAGATCGCTTCGGCGCCCGGCCTGACCTTCGGCGGTCTGATGACCTATCCCGCCGCCGGCGCGCCGGAAGCCGCGGAAACCTGGCTCGCCGACGCCCGCGACCTGCTGGCAAAGGAAGGCTTCGCCTGCGAGACCGTGACCAGCGGCGGCACGCCCGACATGTGGCGCAGGCAGGACGCAGCCATCGTTACCGAATACCGGCCCGGCACCTACATCTATATGGACCGCTACCAGGTCGAGAAGGGTGCGGCCAGCGCGGACGATTGCGCGCTGACCGTGCTCGCCACCGTCGTCTCCGCACCAACGCCGACCCGCGCCATCCTCGACAGCGGCTCGAAGGCACTGTCGAGCGACCTGCTCGGCCTGCCGGACCATGGCGAACTGGTCGGCATCCCCGGCGCGCGCGTCACGGCCTTGAGCGAAGAGCATGGCAAGGTCGAACTCAGCGGCGGCGCCAGGCTTGCCGTCGGCGACCGCGTGCGCGTGTTGCCCGACCATGCCTGCGTCGTCACCAATCTGTTCGACGAGGTCTATCTGATTTCCGGCGACCGCGTCGTCGACATCCTGCCCGTCGCCGCGCGCGGCAAACTCTCCTGA
- a CDS encoding polysaccharide deacetylase family protein, whose product MSLKNSAKRFLKHGAIRAGLEGVALTRAGALWPAAAGRGVILTLHHVRPARRGGFDPNATLSVTPEFLDEAIRVCVGTGLTPVALDDLPALLADRQDKRRFVVFTLDDGFRDNAEHAAPVFRRHHVPYTIFIAKGFVERTRSIWWETAKVLTRSKDKFEFDFGGGGETVLTDTPSRKQDAYERIVHYVHSNDEDVAVAQIDRAARSRMIEPLSIVDQLIMNADELRALAADPLARFGAHTQTHINMARVGADRLADEISGSIAAVETYIGRRPTTFAYPYGTKVAVTPREFDAVAKAGIQLAVTTRPGVLDATSLERPTALSRVSLNGHYQKRRYVKALLTGIPFRLL is encoded by the coding sequence ATGTCGCTGAAAAATTCGGCCAAGCGGTTTCTGAAACATGGCGCCATCCGCGCTGGCCTCGAAGGGGTAGCCCTGACCAGGGCAGGTGCGCTGTGGCCGGCGGCGGCGGGTCGCGGCGTCATTCTCACCCTGCATCATGTGCGCCCAGCCCGGCGCGGCGGCTTCGACCCGAACGCGACGCTGTCGGTGACGCCTGAATTCCTGGACGAGGCGATCCGGGTCTGCGTCGGAACCGGCCTGACGCCGGTGGCGCTGGACGATCTGCCGGCACTGCTCGCCGACAGGCAGGACAAGCGCCGCTTCGTCGTGTTCACGCTGGACGACGGCTTCCGCGACAATGCCGAGCATGCCGCGCCGGTGTTCCGCCGGCACCACGTGCCCTACACCATCTTCATCGCCAAGGGCTTCGTCGAGCGCACCCGCTCCATATGGTGGGAGACCGCCAAGGTGCTGACCCGCTCGAAGGACAAGTTCGAATTCGACTTCGGCGGTGGCGGCGAGACGGTGCTGACCGACACGCCAAGCCGCAAGCAGGACGCCTATGAGCGCATCGTACACTACGTCCACTCAAACGACGAAGACGTTGCGGTGGCGCAGATCGACCGGGCCGCGCGCTCGCGCATGATCGAACCGCTCTCCATCGTCGACCAGTTGATCATGAACGCCGACGAACTGCGCGCGCTTGCCGCCGACCCGCTCGCCCGTTTCGGGGCCCATACGCAGACCCATATCAACATGGCGCGTGTCGGCGCCGACCGCCTCGCCGACGAGATTTCCGGGTCGATCGCGGCGGTGGAAACCTATATCGGGCGCCGGCCGACGACCTTCGCCTATCCCTATGGAACCAAGGTCGCGGTGACGCCACGCGAATTCGACGCGGTGGCCAAGGCGGGCATCCAGCTGGCGGTGACGACGCGGCCCGGCGTGCTCGACGCGACCAGCCTGGAGCGACCGACGGCGCTGTCGCGGGTCTCGCTCAACGGCCACTACCAGAAGCGGCGCTATGTGAAGGCGCTGCTGACCGGCATTCCGTTCCGCCTGCTCTAG
- a CDS encoding citrate synthase translates to MNAWLTRDEALDRLGVRPQTLYAYVSRGQIGMRPDPADPRRSLYRSEDIAALTTRRARGRRVSAIAESAVAWGEPVFATAISTVIGGRLIYRGKDAVEFSRTATLEEAARLLWAADGPARFATSGAPTETGLAQAFAVLAALAAKGQPSLGRTATALQADAMPAIAALAGALGATPGTEPVHARLARGWRVEPATEVIRRVLVLVADHELNASAFAARVAASTGAPLAACLLAGLSTLYGPRHGTAAEAVAMLVDDAARLGAKAAIARWIDHDRPLPGFGHMLYPNGDPRAAGLLADMVLEDNVEELRHAAHAATGSEPTIDFALVALTRSYRLPADAPIRLFALGRSVGWTAHAIEQIASGKPIRPRARYEGQLPAEG, encoded by the coding sequence ATGAATGCCTGGCTGACCCGGGACGAAGCGCTGGACAGGCTGGGCGTGCGGCCGCAGACCCTTTACGCCTATGTCAGTCGCGGCCAGATCGGCATGCGGCCCGATCCGGCAGATCCGCGCCGCAGCCTCTATCGTTCCGAGGACATCGCTGCTCTGACCACGCGCCGCGCCCGCGGTCGGCGGGTTTCGGCGATCGCCGAAAGCGCGGTGGCCTGGGGCGAACCGGTTTTCGCCACCGCCATTTCCACGGTGATCGGCGGTCGGCTGATCTATCGCGGCAAGGATGCGGTGGAGTTTTCCCGTACAGCGACACTGGAGGAAGCGGCGCGCCTTTTGTGGGCGGCCGATGGTCCGGCGCGTTTCGCGACATCGGGCGCTCCGACCGAGACGGGCCTCGCCCAGGCTTTCGCCGTGCTCGCGGCCTTGGCCGCGAAGGGACAGCCTTCGCTTGGGCGCACGGCAACGGCATTGCAGGCCGACGCGATGCCGGCGATCGCGGCCCTTGCCGGCGCGCTCGGCGCGACGCCGGGAACCGAGCCGGTGCATGCCAGGCTTGCCAGGGGCTGGCGTGTCGAACCGGCGACCGAGGTGATCCGCCGGGTGTTGGTGCTTGTGGCTGACCATGAGCTCAACGCCTCGGCTTTCGCGGCACGGGTGGCCGCCTCGACCGGCGCGCCGCTGGCCGCCTGTCTTCTGGCCGGTCTTTCGACGCTTTATGGCCCACGCCACGGCACCGCCGCCGAAGCCGTCGCCATGCTGGTGGACGATGCGGCGCGGCTTGGCGCGAAAGCCGCCATTGCGCGCTGGATCGACCATGACCGGCCATTGCCGGGCTTCGGCCACATGCTCTACCCGAATGGCGACCCGCGCGCCGCCGGCCTGCTGGCCGACATGGTGCTGGAAGACAATGTCGAGGAATTGCGTCATGCAGCGCACGCCGCGACCGGCAGCGAGCCGACGATCGATTTCGCGCTGGTGGCGTTGACCCGGTCCTATCGCCTGCCCGCCGACGCGCCGATCAGGCTGTTCGCGCTTGGCCGCAGCGTCGGCTGGACTGCGCATGCCATCGAACAGATCGCTTCGGGCAAGCCGATCCGCCCGCGCGCCCGCTATGAAGGGCAGTTGCCGGCAGAGGGATGA